The genome window tctgaagGCAGATCCATCacgttttttgtgtgtgttttttttttttaaacttttattttatttttaaactttacaatattgtattagttttgccaaatatcgaaatgaatccgccacaggtatacccgcgttccccatcctgaaccctcctccctcctccctcccctaccctccctctgggtcgtcccagtgcaccagccccaagcatccagtaccgtgcattgaacctggactggcgactcgtttcatacatgatattatacacgtttcaatgctattctcccaaatctccccaccctctccctctcccacagagtccatcagactgatctatacatcggtgtccctcttgctgtctcgtacacagggtttttgttaccatctttctaaattaatcAGTGGCATATCATAGTTTGTTTGGCTTTGCGTAAATGGTGGCCCTAGAGGTAAAGGaccctcctgccaaggcagaagacataagagatgcaggttccatctctgggtcaggaagacccctggaggaaggcatggcaacccactccagtattcctgcctgaagaatcctatggacggaggagtctgctcggctacagtccgtagggttgcagagagtcaaacctgactgaagcaactgagtgcacacccATACATATgtcagtaaatatatattttatattggcatGAGGAACAATGCTGTGGGGCTTCACTGATGATCCCatatttaagactcctcacttctaTTCCAGGGGGcattggttcagtccctggtcagggatttaTGATCCCACATGGAAAAGTgtgtggtgaaaaaaaaaaaaaaaaaagagtgctgtTGTATcttacagctgatgtcatcttagatttatgaaattttttattttttcataagcagaatccagcctactaaatacatgtcacaagtcactaatgggatgctagctgcCTTGGGAGGAGCAGGTTATTTATTGGTAATTCAATTAGACAGAGATTGACAAACTGCCTTGCCTcctgttttttggtttcttttcctcCCACCAACAAGCTAAGAATGAGTTTTAtgttttaggtgtttttttttttttttttttaacttttaaaaatacatttcacatttttacattttttgtaatTTGGGGGGGAAACCAAGGAATAATTTGTGAGGTGTGAGAATTAgaggatatctaaatttcagggtcacaaataaagttttattggaacagagcCGTGAACCTTTGCCGCTGCCCGAGGCTGTTTCACACTGCTAATGGCAGTGACCCCGTGGCTCTTAATGCCTGGCTACGCTCTAGCCCACTATGCAGAAATTTTACAGGCTCATTGCTGCAGAGAccaaaatgaagcattccaaaccccatggctcatCAGTCCAGTTGACTGAGTGGGGGCAAACACTTCCCACTCTTGAGCCTCAGTGGAGGGAGAAACCGGAGTGTCTATGTCTCCACCTCACAGAGAGATTTCCCTGGAAATACCAGCACCATGTCCTgtgtcctgtgtccatggaagtcctacctggctctccaaaagccttgTCTCAGTGAGGCTGtatcaggagattccaagccttttaaagcccattctaatccaatgCATAGTATCCAAACCAGGCTCCACTCAGGTTTCTGAACCACtttttccccagaggatctttcaAGTAGAAACCTTTGGACCGAATTGCTAGAGAGAGGAATGAATGTGGGTGGGGTTTCAGGGCCCCGGCCAGGGGCTGTTTTCTCACCACATCAGTgtggtgagagtccccacttGCCTCTCGGGCATCCAGCGGCCCACCACCTCATCTCCAATTTCAATctgcatctttatttatttggggttcagtagcttaagggcaggggaaggtggtccacaCAGCGATTCCCACAGACCTCGGGCTGATGTCAGGAACCTAAAAAGGCAGGGGTCCTCTTTCAAtgccagaaaattctccagcgGCAAATAAGAAACCCTTGTTGTCTTCCAGGAGCaaggggctggggtggtgggtggggtggtgggcAGGGTGAGGGGGACAGGAAGCAAGCCTACTCCCAGgtgatctgcacttgaagacgCAGCACCCCCTGGATTGCCGCtgtcctcactgtggatcttcCTGCTGAACCCCGGGAGCTTTTCttaggcaggggctcatgctttcttaaaccacGTCAGGGCTGTCAGTTCACACCCTGGTCCgcatccttctcccttcctcactcgagccccctcttctctctccttcccctttgcgcCACCTAGgttatatctcaagctttccctTCCACTGCCTTTACAGCCCTCTGCACACAGATTCTTAGGGGGAGGGAAGGTTTCAGggaagaaatatgtgtatttccagtccttataaggtaacagagcCACGGAATTAGAACCCAAATGAAGTTCGCTaatgaacgtgatctcaagtgctttaaccagatataacatcaaaaatacctttcttatcaaatcaacatgtgttcctCTTAAATTCACACAATATATGCCCATGACATCTCAATgaagcaagaaaaaagaataaacacctgagcattagaaagagctcgttttatACTCTTGTAAGATggttggttggagaaggcaatggcaccccactccggtactcttgcctggaaaatcccatggatggcggccgatcctggtaggctgcagtccatggggtcgctgagagtcggacacgactgagtgacttcactttcacttttccctttcacacattgaagaaggaaatggcggccccttccagtgttcttgcctggagaatcccagggacgggggagcctggtgggcttccatctatagggtcgcacagagtcgaacacaactgaagcgacttagcagcaagatggtcgatggtgagtgctgtgcctagctgctcagtcctgtctgactctttgtgaccccatggactgtagccagccaggctcctctaaccatggaattctccaggcaaaagtgccggagtgggttgccatgtccttctccaaagttggtgagtatcaaaacccaaggctggggacttccctgggggtccagtgattgagaatctgccttccaacgcaggcaacgcgggtttgatccgtggttctaaggaactaagatcccacatgccagagggcAGTAGAACGGACAaaggatcccgcatgccacaactaagacccgaggcagccaaataagtcaataaaaattaatacataaaacaacTCTATGCGGTTTACATCATTCTTCTGGATATATTTGAAAGCATGgcattaacagttttatttatttatggacatCCCATGAGACtggctgcaggatcttagtttcctgaccagggactgaacccaggacgCCAGAGTGAAAGCATTGAGCACTACCCACGGGTTTGCCCGGGAATTCCTAGTTTTATgtacttaaagggtttatttttattgtatgccaaAAACTACATCCTTTGCAGTGCCTAGgcttatgacaaaaaaaaaaaaaaaaaagtcgatgtcaattttaaaaggcTTGCACAAACTTAGGGGATAGGACGGAAAATTGTGACTCCCTATTTAtgctgctgggcttccctgatggctcagacagtaaaaaaaaaaaaaaaaaaaaatctgcctgcagtacaggagaccgggctttgatccctgggtcgggaagatctcctggagaagagaagggctgtccactccagtattcttgcctggagaattccacggacagaggagcctggggagccaggatccttgggtttgcaaagagtcgaacacaactggatgactaacactttcactttcgtgtgCTTCTAAAGATTGctcaaatctcagaatcacctgggacctTGTTAAACAttgagattccagggctgcatatcagAACTAAGAAACTCAAACTGCCAGAGGAGGGGGGGCCCGGGAATCTGAAAAGGCAATGTTTGCCCCCCTCCTTGATTCTGAAGTGAAGCGGGTCCCAGGGAGTAAAACCCTCCAATACTGTGGGAAAGTTTGATGTCTGGTGGcgcagcagcaaagaatccacctgttaatgcaggagacccgggttcattctctgggtcggaaagatgccctggaggaagaaaggacaaaccactccagtattcttgcctgggaaatcccatggacagaggagcctggcaggctacagtctccgggctcccaaaagagtcagacacaacttagcaactaaaccacaagggTGACGCTGAAAGTCGCTCCACGGTGTCCGACCCTTGTGGACGGCGTGGACTATCCAGTCCGTGGAATCCTACaagctagagtactggagtgggtagcctttcccctctccaggggatcttcccaacccagggatcaaacttaggtctcccacattgcaggcagattctttaccagctgagccacaacgggAGCCCAAACCACAATAAGCACATGTTTAAAATACCCAAGAATCTACGCCTTCAGGACACCCTGAGGGTCGAGGGAAAGcgattcatttttttctctatgggacacactgagcacctgccttgggaggagcgggttattggtaattcaataaacccATCAGATGCTGTAGCTCGAGCTGGGAGCCTCATCCTCCCCGCCACCCTTCCGAGATTCTAGGACACGTGCAGCCTCTCTCGGGCCTTCGGGATGTTCTTGGTATTGAAGGAAGGTAGGGTATGAGCAAAGCCCAGAGATCGGGATCCAAACTTCTCGGTTTGGGCCACGCTCTCAAATCTCCCGGGCTGTGCTTCTTAAGCCTCAGGGAATCTAAGGAATTGCCTAAGTATCTTGTGCAAAAACACATTCTCGTCCAACGGTTGCACTTAGGGCCTGAGAGTCTGAGTGTCTCACAACTCCAGGTGCTGCCCgggctgcttaaggtgtccacATTAAACAGCGAGCCCCAGAGAGCTTTTGCAAAGTACTGATGCTCTGGTTGCTTCTGCCGATCTTACTCCACACCCACAGAATCAGTATCTCCACAActgggaccagggagtcaacgttaTTAAAGGTCTCAGATTTTTCTcaggagcaggtagggtgcaaaTGTGTAGCCGGGCAaatcaccctaccatcaaccctgtttggggcttcattgtgtcctgcaaaatccatatgttgaggggactttcacaatggtccagtggctaagaccctgcactcccagtgcaggggcctgggctgcggtccctggtcagggaactagatcccacgtgctgcccgGAAGAccgaagaccccacctgccacaactaacacCGGGTGCAGTCAAATAAAGCAATACATGTTTGAAAACtatctgtagaagtcctaacccccaacaCTTTGGAATGTTACCGTATTTGGAGATGGTATCGTTAACGAGGTGATGAAGTTCAAACGAGGTCACCAGGGTgagccctagtccaatctgatggttgTCTATATAAGAAGAGAGAGGACGACCCCTGGCAAGCCAGGGGTTAGGGctcagagctttcactgccaaggacccaaagtcaatccctggtctgcaactaagacccagaagcaAAGCACCTCGCCCaggaaatcaaacaaacaaacaaacaaacaaacaaacaaaagaggaaattaggacacTCAAGAAGACGTCAAGCATGATTGGACATGAAGAGACAGGAGGACACGAGAATGCAGCtgtctgcacatcaaagaaagagACCTGCGGAGGcaccacactgtcaacaccttgatcctaCATTTCCGGCCTCCAGAACCGGGAGAAAAACGCTTCCTCTTGTTTAAGTCTGTGCTATTTCTGGTGGCCACCTTAGTACTTTTAACACATTCTTTACATCGGGGTCCCTAGAGAGGGCTCACTTCAAGGACAGGTAGGGggtatgcaggtgatgactcagctcccaggtgactcccacccatcaacaaatgcccaccggcccagattttccaggatgcagcctgctcctgtggaccacgtcttgcagaccactgctgctaaagGTCCCCGCCCAACTCTTTCTGGCCCCGATTTCTcttacttctctcctagactgtgagggacagaaccCCGTGAGAACAGAGCgaggcctgtgctcaaaccaccctgcatgtgaaggggagtatgtgttttatgtgaaaaaaaaaaaaaaagaaggaagagaaaccacTGTTGTCCAGCAGAACACACTGAAGCTTATCAacagatgtacagaaaagccttcccATGTTAGGTTacgaagaagcagaggacatgagttcaaCCTCTTCtgcagggaaggtttccaggaaggaggacagcagcTTTGTGTCGATGGCTTGAGAGCAGATGAATGTACTGGAAGGCGTTTGGGTCTgcagccaggaaaggaatatgagtggtggggggcgggagacccaagttcaatccctgggtcggggagatgtCCTGGAAAAGAGGACggctggctacccactgcagtattctcgcctgtAGAATGCATTGGGCAGAGAAGCCCGGCTGCCTACGGTCCACGGAGTCCCAAAGTGGCAGATACGGAGGAGCAGTGGGAAAGTGGGAACGGGCTGCTGGCTCCCAGAGGCTCCAGATGGTCTGAGGGTGAATATCCCCCAGGACCCCGGGCCTGACTTTGCACAGTGAACCCGTCTTGGCACCGCCCGGGGGCTGAGATGGAGGCTTGGCATCTGCTGGATCCACCGGGGAAAATGCCGGAGTCCAGGGCCTGGGTGGGGTTAGCAGCGAGGGTCCCGTGGGAAGACGGTCCCCTCCAGCGGTGCTCGCTCCTGGACACTTAGTTCGTTGCAGGCCCTGAGGACGCACCTCGTATTATGACGACAGATCGAACAGCCTCCGAAACGAGTGAGGACGTGGATGCCCTGGAAATGAGAACCACACGGAGTGGGCAAACAGGGCCCTGAACTCCTGTAGCCGATCCTTGCCTATCGGAGCGCATCTAGGCCCCACTCACGCTCAGGCCCTTTTATTTAACCACCAACAGGAAGACTCACGAGTTTAAAGGGGAAAATCATGGACACAGATGACAGAGGACCCCAAATGATTCACACTGAACTtccctttatttctgttatttctgtTAACAATCCAACACGGGGGTAATGACGCCAACAACCTCCCAAGCCCAAAACCCCGCCTCCAGAGTTCAGATTCACATTTCCAACTTGGTCGGAgcacatctctccaaagaataccaccaacccctccctccccgcccacTCTATATCacctttccttttcccccatgCACTGAACAACTGTCTGAAACTGTGGTTTGTCTTCCTTCTAGATGCACTGAGGTCTGGGTGGCAGTGTCCCGGTGCCAGGGACAAAGCCTGCAACTCGTGACCTGGGCTAGGCGGGCATGTAGCAGGGGCACAGGATGGGCCAGATGCCGTAGAAGATCTCGTCACCGCAGTGGGGACAGGTGTTGGAGCTGAACCAGACCGTGCTGGCCCGCCCAGACGTGCGCACCAGCTGCCTGAGCCGGGCGTGCAGCTGAGCCAGGAGGCCCGGGTGCAGGGTGCCGCGCACATCCTCATAGCTCTCCAGGGGTGCGGGGTACAGCACCAGACTCAGCTTGCTCAGCCCCACGGTGTGCTGCAGCAGGCTCTCCAGCACGGACATGGAGATGGGGTTGCCGCAGAAGCGGAAGGTGGTGAGCTGGGAGCAGCGgctcagggagggcaggagggcgcTGAACTGGGAGTCCACGATGCCGCACTCGTCCAGGTCCAGGTCCTGCAGGGTGGCCGAGGTCCTCTCGATCAGGACCTGCAGGGGCTCCAGGCTGAGGCTGGTCAGGTTGACCCCGCTGAGCCCCAGGTCCTTCAGGAGGCTGACGCTTGGGCACTGCGACAGGTACGTCAGGTCTGACTCCGAAATCAGGCAGTTGCTGATGCACAGGGTCTCCAGAGGGGTCTTCAGGCACCTGGGGGAGACACAGGGCAGTCAGTCCCAGGGGCAGAGGTGGCGGGCCGAAGGACGTGGGGAGGAGAGGCCTGTTTCACCGCAACGCAGGGCATCTCACTGGCTCGGGGCTGGCCTCTCCCCTTCTTGACGGGAAGGCAGGGGCTCTTCCGGGGGGAAGGTCATGCTCACCGGGGTATGACCTCCCCCTGCACAAAATGATGAACTATTTTCCGTGTGGGAAACAAACAGGAAACAAGTGTTATTTGCCTATGTCAGCTTATTAGTATTGGGGTAGCAGGAATTAGGGTGGTTTTACAAGACACGACTAGTTGAATGCGACAGCAGGCTGGATGCAGTGGACGTGGGCTGGGGTTCCACACCATCACTGGCCGAATATCCCCTGGACGGTTCCCAGACCGtccatctccttttttttcttctttcctttttctggttTCCCGGTGAACATATTTACCGCTAATGCTTGGACTCTGCAGCTGCCACAAAGAGAATCAATGCAACTCATTCATATGGCCACACTAGGCTGCATCCTCTCAGCTTTTATCACTGTGTTCAAGGCAGAGCGACAACCTGATACTGAGGATTTCCTACGTATTCAGAAGTCGGAAAGGAAAATAATGCTTGTCATTTGGACTGGAAGAGAATGGAGGCACTTCAACAATGATGCTCGTGGgaccttttctcttctctggacTGCTTAGGAGCCACAATTTTCCCCGCCTGATCCCTCCTTGTCATCTCCAGAATCACCCACTTCCCAAAGCTCACCTGGAGCCTAAACCAGCTCAGGACAGAAGCGGCGGGTGCGAGGGAGAGACAGCGCTTCGGACTTCTAACCTCACGCCTGATGGACCGACGTCCTTCTCGCCGACTTCTCTGTCATCGTCTCCGCTAAGACAGCGCTCTCTCGGAAAGAACGCCCAAGGGCGTCACACCTGACCCCGACTATGTGCACGGCCAGCAAGAAGTCCCCTTTGACAACGTCTAACCCAGGCCACGCCTCTGACCCTGACCAGGGAGGTGACCTGACCAGACGCCCGCGGACAGAGCGGCGGCACCCTGAGGACTTCCCAGCGACCCGTGCACCCTGGCAATGTCCCCAGCGGCCACGAAACGAGACAGGCCGGTTCTGGTCTGCGGACCTGGCGCCACGCCTCACCTGAGCACCTGGTGCAGGCGGCCCTCGAGGAAGGAGATGGAGTCCAGGGAGAGCTCCTGCAGGTGGGGCAGGTTCAGGAACTGGGCGGTGAGCTGGCGGACGCAGTGCGCCTCCCGGGCGGGGGCGGTGTGCGGCAACAGGCGCACGCGCGACAGCAGCAGCCGGCGCAGGTTGCCCATCCGGCCCAGGTGCGGCAGGAACCTGCCCAGCGTGGCCAGCTTCCAGGTGCAGTTCACCTCCAGGTCCTGGATGGAGTCCAGCTGCACCAGCttcaggatcttcctgatgctCTGCACGGGGACGGTGAAGATTCTCAGCTTCTGGCAGCGCAGGTGCAGCAGGCTCCTCCTCTGCTTGGCCTTCTTCAACAGGTAGCTGAGGGTCTCGTCCAGCGTGTCCTCCTTGAGGCACAGGTCGACCAGCACCTCCACAGGGGCCCGCGCCGGCTTCAGCCCCGCCTGCGCCTCCACCCTGCGCGCCTTCTGCATGGGCTGGGCCGGCTCGGGCTCCAGCAGCGAGCACACGCTGGCCTTGATGCCACACCACAGGGTCCAGAAGTCCTGGTGGGCGTTGCGGCGCAAGTCCAGCACCTGCAGCTTCCACCGCCTGCGGGGCCGAGGGGGACACACTGAGCTGCGCAGGGGCCGACGGGCAGCAGGACCCCGCGAGGGCGCTGCACTCCACACGCCACAGATCCTCTGGCTGCCGGGCCCGCCTTGGTCCCCGCTTTAAGGCACactgcgggggggcggggggggaaccACGTGCCTTTTGTCCCCTCAACCAGTCCTCTCCCCCCGAACGCCTGTTCCCAGGTCATCCTCCTGGCCTGGCTGCATCTTGCTCacacccccaggccccaccagTCTGCCAGGTCGACCTTACCTGGGGCGGACCTCCTCAGCAAGCAGGAGGTCCAGGCCGTCGAGTGCAGCCTGGAAGGTCTCCAGATGAGGCTCGTGGTCCTTCATCAGGGCGCCCAGAGGGAGGCAGGCAAAGGGCCAGGCCTGCACCATCGCCTTCACGGCATGGGTGTGCCTCCCGGCAAAGGCCGCCGTAAACAGCGGAGGGAAGAGCTCCACGGGCAGCTCCTCCAGGGCCGCGACGGCCAAGGCCTCGTTCTGCAGCAGGCTCTGGCCGGCCAGCTCCAGGAGTCGGCGGGGGGGCGCCCAGACGCCCATCCTGAAGCACCTACTCCGGAACCAGTCCTGGGGGGATGTCAGAGAgcgaggggtgggggcgggtccTTCTCCGGCCAAGGAACCGGGGAGACCCTGCTGTCCCTCCACCCTCACGGAACCCAAGGCAGGGTCAGACACATCTTCTGGCCACCAAGTCACAGCTCTGGCCCCCGCTGGCACCAGGACGAGCCTCTCTCCCGGCAGCAACAAAGGGACAAGGTGACCTCTTGCCCCATCCCGTATCTACTGGCTGCTGCATTTGATCCCAGCCCTGCTGGCCGGCAGATACCTAGGAGTCTGACAGCTGACCCCACTCtcttcagagaaagcttctgattatTACccaagggctgaaaacagcaataAGGAGTTTAGCCCAACACGGCCTGTCTCTAAACTCCAGCCAGTAACTCACGCGATGGGTGCTGTCATGTCACTCGATAAAAAGACGTGCCTTTCACTCTGCGTCTCTTCTACAAATCTTACTACCGTTCGGTTCAGTGGAGCAAAGCGCTCACATTCTGAACAAAGCCTGcactctttaaaatattctacagattttggttttggtattCCACGGACTTAGAGAAGAGTTTCgaccttttaaaacaaaaagaaacccccAGAACCCTTTAAGCTAGTAAATTCACAAAACCGTAAATTGGTATGAACTATAATCACTGCTCACACACTCAAGTGTACAACGTCACTCAAAAACTCCTCCGAATGAGACGTCTTGCGTTAAAGCAATTCCAGGAACGTCCCTGGCTGTTCAGTGAGgaggactcggtgctttcacgGCAGGGCCACGAGTTCTATCCTTACCAGGGAACTAGGACCCCAGATGCGGTCGGGTGCGGACCCATGCCCTCACGATCACCCCGTCCTACCCCATCCCTCCCGCCACCAAATTCTACTTGGTTAAGAAATGTTCTTGACCGTCTGTAAAAGTGgcggaaatcagagaagaaaccaGTCTGGGACAAACGTAAAACTGCACGCAGGAGCAAAAGCAAAGTGTGCAACTGCCAAGGTgaatggaaaggcaaagaaaattctcTACAGGATCGTGGCCTGTGTCGCCTGTGCCATGAATACCCCGGCAGGTACAGCTGTCAGAACCTGAGGCTCCAGCGTGGAGCAGTGCGCTCAGCCCTGAGACCGTCTTCTCCTTCCAGGGCACGCTTTTGAGATTCTGGCCGAAACGTCCATTCCCGGCTCAAGTGCTATCTTACTACTAGATCTCCATCCAGCTAAAGGCTGAGTGGGGCGTTTACTTTCTCACTACATACAACTGATGGGATCCTCTGTCTGTTCACAGAAGCAAAATATCAAAGAGGAAAACCAACCTGAAGGTACGTTCGTTGGGGGAGTTTGGGCCACATCAAAATCACCCAAATGTTCACGTTCAGACAGCTTTGTGCGGACGGTGGTGTCgccccagaagaaaaagagacagagtaaGACTCCCGGGTGTCACACCGTCGCTTACACATCATATTACGCCACACAGCGACACGTGACACGTGTGCTCGTTCACGGGGGAACAGAGGTGTAATGGAGGGATGGTGGGTCCTCCAGCTTTTGagggtccaggcttccctggaacCGGTCAGGTCAAAATGACACCTAGGAGCTGGCCAGGAGAACAGAGGGACCAGACATTTGGAGTGAAACCAAGGGAAGCAGCCAAGTCCCGTGTGTTGCGTTTCCAGGAATTCAGCGACTTCTCTTAGGCTGGGCTTGACAAATTGCCAGCAGAGGGAGTGGCTACAAAGGGACCAGGTGGATCCCTTAAACCCAAGGCAAACCCAAGATCCACGCTGCCTCCCTCCCTGGAGGCAAAGACCATTTCCTCCCTGAAGCCAGGAGATTAAATTTAG of Bos taurus isolate L1 Dominette 01449 registration number 42190680 breed Hereford chromosome Y, ARS-UCD2.0, whole genome shotgun sequence contains these proteins:
- the LOC132344520 gene encoding melanoma antigen preferentially expressed in tumors-like isoform X2; translated protein: MGVWAPPRRLLELAGQSLLQNEALAVAALEELPVELFPPLFTAAFAGRHTHAVKAMVQAWPFACLPLGALMKDHEPHLETFQAALDGLDLLLAEEVRPRRWKLQVLDLRRNAHQDFWTLWCGIKASVCSLLEPEPAQPMQKARRVEAQAGLKPARAPVEVLVDLCLKEDTLDETLSYLLKKAKQRRSLLHLRCQKLRIFTVPVQSIRKILKLVQLDSIQDLEVNCTWKLATLGRFLPHLGRMGNLRRLLLSRVRLLPHTAPAREAHCVRQLTAQFLNLPHLQELSLDSISFLEGRLHQVLRCLKTPLETLCISNCLISESDLTYLSQCPSVSLLKDLGLSGVNLTSLSLEPLQVLIERTSATLQDLDLDECGIVDSQFSALLPSLSRCSQLTTFRFCGNPISMSVLESLLQHTVGLSKLSLVLYPAPLESYEDVRGTLHPGLLAQLHARLRQLVRTSGRASTVWFSSNTCPHCGDEIFYGIWPILCPCYMPA
- the LOC132344520 gene encoding melanoma antigen preferentially expressed in tumors-like isoform X1, whose protein sequence is MWPKLPQRTYLQDWFRSRCFRMGVWAPPRRLLELAGQSLLQNEALAVAALEELPVELFPPLFTAAFAGRHTHAVKAMVQAWPFACLPLGALMKDHEPHLETFQAALDGLDLLLAEEVRPRRWKLQVLDLRRNAHQDFWTLWCGIKASVCSLLEPEPAQPMQKARRVEAQAGLKPARAPVEVLVDLCLKEDTLDETLSYLLKKAKQRRSLLHLRCQKLRIFTVPVQSIRKILKLVQLDSIQDLEVNCTWKLATLGRFLPHLGRMGNLRRLLLSRVRLLPHTAPAREAHCVRQLTAQFLNLPHLQELSLDSISFLEGRLHQVLRCLKTPLETLCISNCLISESDLTYLSQCPSVSLLKDLGLSGVNLTSLSLEPLQVLIERTSATLQDLDLDECGIVDSQFSALLPSLSRCSQLTTFRFCGNPISMSVLESLLQHTVGLSKLSLVLYPAPLESYEDVRGTLHPGLLAQLHARLRQLVRTSGRASTVWFSSNTCPHCGDEIFYGIWPILCPCYMPA